The Scylla paramamosain isolate STU-SP2022 unplaced genomic scaffold, ASM3559412v1 Contig128, whole genome shotgun sequence region TGGAGGTGTGTGACTTGCTGGTGCTGTGTGTTCTGTACTGGTGTTCATTGGCTGTGGTGAGCAGTACCTTGACAGCAGGTgatacatgaatatttgttaaAGCCTCTTaccaagtgtatttttttgaaggaatgatgtaaagagagagagagagagaatttttgaaggagctaaagagagagagagaatttttgaaggagctaaagagagagagagaatttttgaaggagcactaaagagagagagaatttttgaaggagctaaagagagagagagaatttttgaaggagctaaagagggagagagaatttttgaaggagcactaaagagagagagaatttttgaaggagcactaaagagagagagagatttttagataTGATGTCAAAAATTGTGTttataattctgttttctctcttttctccttctttgtcttttcatctcttctcttttcttcctttccctcttctctacttcaattttccttttcacctgtgttctcctctgtttttcaccacatttcatcccttccctcctccctcacaccctcttaCCCTCTCACCACCCCCTCATGCCCTCAGGTACTGtgcgagagggtggaggggaccCTGAATGCGGAAGAAGTACTCACTGGTCTCGTATGAACTCTCCCACAGGCATCCCAGAGTGTGGAGCTGATGCCCTTTGGTCCACCCTGTGCTCCACCAGCTTCAGGAGTCAGTGTGGCATAGATAGATGTGGATGACTGTGGTGTCTTGTCTTGTGTGGAGTTACAAGGTTGGTGTATGGATGGGTAAGTGAAgtagagataagattttaattagtggttttgtaagATTGGGTAGGAGTGCTGTTCGTCTTCATCAAGGGCTGACGTGTTGCGTGCTGAGTGAAtgagggtgaaaattgtgtgttttggttttgtAAGATTAAGGTAGGAGTGCTGTTCGTCTTCATCAAGGGCTGACGTGTTCTGTGTTGAGTGAATGAGgctgaaaattgtgtgttttggttttggtatatgtaggagataagattttaattagtggttttgtaaggTTGGATAGGAGTGCTTCTCATCTAAGGTGTTGCatgttgagtgagtgtttaaatatatttgtaggagataatattttagtggttctcttccccaacaaggATTAACGCATTGAAAGATTGTTGTGGGTGAGAGTAacggtgaaagttgtgtgccttgtcttggtacatgtaagagataagctataataagtgtatttgtaAGGTTAAGACAGTAGtgtttctcttccccaacaaaggttaaggtgttgaaagagtgttgtgagtgtgaggtgagtgtgaaagctgtgtgccttgccttgctatgCGTTTGTATATTTCTCATAGCACTTTCCTGCcagaccacctgtgtgtgtgtgtgtgtgtgtgtgtgtgtgtgtgtgtgtgtgtgtgtgtgtgtgtgtgtgtgtgtgttatatataaaatgtaaataaataactacatttctcgactgatgggagaaacacacttttaaaaggctctattcAAAGtagcacaggtttttaaggatgtttttatggttttagtgacaaattaacaacattcctacattactgtcaggagaaacactcacaaaaacctctgctaatcatctttgtggcctttggaatcaattgtgagagagagagagagagagagagagagagagagagagagagagagagagagagagctaaaccaattcaacttgatatgagagaaaatctaATTATCTTCCATTCCCACAGAACCGTCACCCCAAACAATGAGTGGTGGAGGGTGCGTTCTGCGTTGACAGCCAGCATGAGCGGTGACAGGAGGTGTGTGAGACGCATGACAGCTTTAGTGACAAGTTCATGCAGGCAGTGGTGCAATATTATTCCCTCAACACTCTCATTCACTTTGAGGGCTTGGAAACCACAGTGCCTTCAGATttgtggagaagtgtgtgtgtgtgtgtgtgtgtgtgtttttgatagttatattagttgtttaaatcatgctgggctaatatctatccctctatcaatgtgtttgtgtgtgtgtgtgtgtgtgtgtgtgtgtgtgtgtgtgtgtgttagttatattgtttaaatcatgctgggctaatatctatctctctatctatgtgtgtgtgtgtgtgtgtgtgtgtttacctattgcacgagacagggaaagagggaagaggaggagaggaaaggtgcttgggagatgaaaatgtatgtgtgtatgtgtgtatgaatattttccctatcatacacaaaaacacccttgaaatcctaTATATATCTTGCCATAGAACACACTTACTCTCTCCCACgtgcccactccctctctcccaccctctcacctcccacacacctgtataCCGCGTCCTGCAGCCTCAATGCACTCACCCCTTCTTTTCCAGCCATCGGTGCCTTGCCtcctcgcaccaccaccacaagcaccaccactcctgccatCACCTACAAGGGGGAGACTGTGATGTGGCTGCAGGTGGATAGGTGAGGCATTGttctggtgttggtgtgtggtgttgcatTACCTTGaa contains the following coding sequences:
- the LOC135099431 gene encoding valine--tRNA ligase, mitochondrial-like isoform X5 gives rise to the protein MPDLARFYATTLKTGHGILFWVAQVVMPGLDLTGRLSFETVLLHGLQGDGGGHKTSKSWGSVIDPLDVISGVSLEVCDLLVLCVLYWCSLAVVSSTLTAGTVREGGGDPECGRSTHWSRMNSPTGIPECGADALWSTLCSTSFRKPSPQTMSGGGCVLR